The following proteins are encoded in a genomic region of Burkholderia gladioli:
- a CDS encoding immunity 49 family protein, with amino-acid sequence MDAEAIKRKSFGFYAAMLHIPEVSGKIRNRIKPIDLRRCYDGLSRDHSVVGLYDYFVNGDMPSLKNNLYVSCVLKLTSLAISEDRFELQTPDYLLYAMMSDSNAMVQAFSVVSPQGFVSAREDPLNNQFYVHMLQLAMTGDDVSLADKIRRMAKNGRKPLRTECECGEDFFSRLIRGDKEGLEQIIRTDALRKSEHVYTEDYFSFLAVLEAKLCWRRGVFVEVDHPLVPMELMPVKPLDHYDDVYDFLKPGWVPPPQGLIGRVSRWFKT; translated from the coding sequence ATGGATGCAGAGGCGATTAAGCGAAAATCTTTTGGATTTTATGCGGCCATGCTGCATATTCCGGAGGTTTCAGGCAAGATCCGCAATCGGATCAAGCCTATTGATTTGAGGCGCTGTTATGATGGACTTTCGAGAGATCACTCTGTGGTCGGACTTTATGATTATTTTGTCAATGGCGATATGCCATCGCTCAAAAATAATTTATACGTCTCGTGTGTTCTCAAGTTGACTTCCCTCGCCATAAGCGAGGATCGCTTCGAGCTGCAAACACCAGATTACTTATTGTACGCGATGATGTCCGACTCCAATGCGATGGTCCAGGCGTTCTCGGTCGTCTCACCTCAGGGGTTCGTGAGTGCAAGAGAAGATCCATTAAATAATCAGTTCTATGTTCACATGCTTCAGTTGGCTATGACGGGCGACGATGTTTCTCTAGCTGACAAGATTCGCCGAATGGCGAAGAACGGGCGGAAGCCACTGAGAACTGAATGCGAGTGTGGTGAGGATTTTTTCTCGAGGTTGATTCGTGGCGATAAAGAAGGGCTTGAGCAAATCATTCGCACTGACGCTTTACGCAAGTCGGAGCACGTGTATACAGAGGATTATTTTTCATTCTTGGCTGTACTGGAGGCGAAACTGTGCTGGCGCCGAGGTGTTTTTGTCGAAGTCGATCATCCGCTGGTGCCAATGGAACTGATGCCGGTGAAGCCTCTCGATCACTACGATGACGTCTACGACTTTCTGAAACCCGGTTGGGTGCCTCCTCCTCAAGGACTGATCGGCCGCGTTTCCCGGTGGTTTAAGACATGA
- the bcpA gene encoding contact-dependent inhibition toxin BcpA, with amino-acid sequence MNKNAHRLVYSRLRGMVMAVAETTTAEGKSASGEARRVKRSSGMRAAAVLATSAVAGALSTPVQAQIVGVGPSAPVVIQTPNGLPQVNINKPGGGGVSVNTYNQFDVQKAGAILNNSATMVQTQLGGWINGNPNFGPNDAARIIVNQVNSPNPSQIRGALEVAGARAELVLANPSGIYLDGAGFINTSRATLTTGVPFYGADGSLAGYNVNRGLVTVAGAGLNASNLDQVDIISRAVQSNAAIYAKNLNVIAGANQVNHDTLAATPIAGDGPVPAVAIDVAQLGGMYANRVFLVGNSAGVGVANAGTIAAQAGDLTLQSNGHLVLTGKTMASGNLALSAANGIQNSGTTYARQSLSASIGTDLTNSGTLAAQQNTSVNAGSVNSTGTLGAGVNNDGAVGHGGDLNLTASGQLSATGQNAAGGNASLTGASVNLAGSQTTANGNLSLNATAGDVNLSSATTSAQGTVNAKASGSMINDHGSVSSGAGTMLSGGALSNQGGKVTSQGPLSVDVAGQIANQFGELVSESTADIRGGAIANNQGTLQSAAGMTVIGASLDNTAGRITSLNGDGLSLTTSGKLTNAAGTTANGAQGGVIGANGDVSVQGGNIANHGTITSNTNLRVAGQSIDNGAGALRAARSIAVDAGAHLTNNGGSIGAQVATVSATTLDNSAGTVQADQVSLTAVDLANHGGTITQTGTGAMRVSVSGTLDNAKGTLQTNSTDVMLAPASLVNDGGTITHAGTGKLTLGSGTGSMSNVGGSIASNGRVVAQTATLDNTSGSINAQNGLMASVAGTLNNASGKLLSNTDLNVASGTLANDCGQVGAGTSATIHTGSMTNQGGSIVAPNLSVTADSRLNNRGGRLEANQMALTAANLVNHGGTITQYGSSAMAMNVSGTLDNSASGVIQTNATDLTLTPAELDNAGGTITHAGTGTLTIAPGNGANALNNALGTIVTKGLAIVQAAAWNNGSGILAAQRGIDATISGDVNNAQGLLRSDTSLSLTNGGALSNQGGHVQAGQSSAGDTSTLAVQSASIDNADGDIVDLGTGKMTVQGGSQIANSHAGGVAGMGAITGNGDVTVSAASISNRQGGQLSGASLHVQGGALDNSGGRIGNIVGNVANSSGDVNVTTTGAITNTNGQISSTHDLAVAAAMLKGGGTYSATHDAKVHLQGDYTAASDTQFNVGHDLAFTLPGTFTNNASLQSVNMLSVDAGNIVNAGALTAGGLLHTQSTNLTNTGALVGASASLNATNTISNLGPTALIGASDSNGTLDILARDIENRDDTTATDSMATAAIFGMGKVVLAGGKDASGSYRNAALVNNVSALIQSGGDMELHADKVTNTRREVKTSTSQIDPASLAQFGIPISGRTGQINVKDPDNIGGVYTEPPHGGQWNSDYQFTTYYADSATATTVTDLSPAAQIVSGGKIDASSVGTLQNYWSDIAAVGDVKMPARYDADGWAASGQKLPGVTVSYSGQYHYNNYDNTEHDWQLPFGNAPFVTGRPGGYTQAAPASLKDYTLPGYFSTLSSNGTISGTGVSVNNTAGNASIPPLGLLPGQSVPGLTPTKLSGNASGAKLGASSVHGGPSAPVDPILPSATALNVLNNLTIPQGGLFKPTAAPNASYVIETNPAFTNQKNFISSDYFFSQIGVDLTHIPKRLGDGFYEQQLVRNQVTSLTGKAVLGPYADLQTMYESLMAAGADLSKSLDLPIGASLSADQVAKLTSNVILMETRVVDGQSVLVPVVYLAQASQQNMNGPLIAATNIDLQNAQTFTNSGTVKADNTLAIQGKQIDNAFGALQSGGLMSLSTENNIDLTSANVKAGSLQLDAGKDLILDTATKTNTRVSRDGATSVVTTLGPTAKLDVAGDASITTGGNFQQSAGDLSVGGNLGMNVGGNWDLGAVQTGEHKIVQRANGVSNTDINKVAGSSISVGGQSNVVVGGDLTAKGAQIDLGQGGTLAAKGNVTLEAASATSTVNSNSSGSESHGSYAETLHTSDQTLTGTTLKGGDTVTLASGKDLTISGSTLSLSTGNANLMASGDVNIGAATETHELNSHETHSHSNVVSGVKIASGIDQTATYSQGSTVSADGINVVSNRDINVTGSNVVGTNDVTLQAKRDVNITTSQDTTQSSSYFDKKESGLLTNGGLSVTVGSRSAAQQDQSSSVMNKGSVIGSSEGNVTIQAGKDATMTGSTIVAGQDVGVAAQNVTVNAAYDTYKDAQSQQFSQSGLSVGLGGGLVGLGQSMAGAVRQGQQSGDSRLAAVQGVAAAEQAYQNRGGIKSAANALSNGNVSEAAKGVQVQLSIGSSHSSSNSTTSLSDAKGASIIGNGNVSIVATGTPDANGNAQAGTGNIAMTGASVLGKNVVLDANNAITLQSAQSTEQSTSSNSSTGWNAGVAIGVGKNTGISVFANGSNAHGQGNGDGVTQTNTTVAAGNNLTMTSGGDTTLTGARVSGDKVKVDVGGDLTMTSLQDTSNYSSNQHNTGASGSFTFGSGGGVDASIGHTSIDANYASANQQSGIVAGKGGFDVNVAGHTQLNGAQIASAAPADSNTLTTGSLGFTDIQNKMSYSGSSEGFSTSGGPTFAQTGDSASGVTHASVSPAQIVVKSDEQNGTDSTAGLSRDTANANQTVENTFNLQKVQNNLAFAQAFGKVATFAVAEAATQLENSNPQMKALFGEGGAGRDALHVAVAAIGAALSGGNIGGAVAGSLAGDVLQSLAQPIIDQTVSQLPLSAQAAARNALNEIVATAGGAAAGAVAGGGSALAGAGSAINNELYNRQLHVEEVKVVEQLAKEKAQAVCRGDSSCVTQATTYWTDMLERAAKGMVDDTANKENMAYLQTLIQTANNPTSEGAMGGLSSYLMNLQTAQDMLSQYMGKPILVRGSPMISDGSAQTYFSATPAQRSDQYLNSVLGSLPGSIAPGASQRDQDRLSNFATQNGSVRPDYTIEETVIGGILTSKIASTVARAGESIDVWLAGPVNPTGKGFISTGKVTMESMPVKLNTAEQGVLSQLDQLPSKDLQGQAREYVANNYFVRNGFTPLDGKCGVNCFDGVYIKGDTVYINEVKPLNANGSVQLNGPSGSLPTQMTDGWIDSAVARLRSGDANQRVTADLIQKAIDSGKLVKVVTGVNSNGATLVKIK; translated from the coding sequence ATGAACAAGAATGCGCATCGCCTGGTGTATTCCAGGCTTCGGGGTATGGTGATGGCCGTCGCCGAGACGACCACGGCCGAGGGCAAATCCGCAAGCGGCGAGGCGCGGCGGGTCAAGCGATCGTCAGGCATGCGTGCTGCCGCGGTACTGGCCACCTCGGCGGTGGCCGGCGCTCTGTCGACGCCGGTCCAAGCGCAAATCGTTGGGGTGGGGCCGAGCGCGCCGGTGGTGATCCAGACGCCGAACGGGCTGCCGCAAGTCAATATCAACAAGCCCGGTGGTGGCGGTGTGTCGGTCAACACCTACAACCAGTTCGACGTGCAGAAGGCCGGCGCGATCCTGAACAACTCGGCCACGATGGTCCAGACCCAGCTTGGCGGATGGATCAACGGCAACCCGAACTTCGGGCCGAACGATGCGGCGCGCATCATCGTCAACCAGGTCAACAGCCCGAACCCCTCCCAGATCCGCGGCGCGCTGGAGGTCGCCGGCGCCCGCGCGGAGCTTGTGCTGGCGAATCCCTCGGGTATCTATCTCGATGGCGCGGGCTTCATCAACACAAGCCGCGCGACCCTGACCACGGGCGTGCCGTTCTACGGAGCCGACGGCTCGCTGGCTGGCTACAACGTCAACCGTGGCCTCGTGACCGTTGCCGGGGCGGGCCTCAATGCCTCGAATCTCGATCAGGTCGACATCATTTCTCGTGCCGTGCAGTCCAATGCGGCGATCTACGCGAAGAATCTGAACGTGATCGCCGGCGCGAACCAGGTCAATCACGACACGCTTGCCGCGACGCCGATCGCCGGTGACGGTCCTGTTCCCGCTGTCGCGATTGATGTGGCCCAGTTGGGTGGCATGTATGCCAACAGGGTGTTTTTGGTTGGCAACTCGGCAGGCGTCGGTGTCGCGAACGCAGGGACGATCGCGGCGCAGGCAGGCGATCTGACGCTGCAATCGAATGGCCATCTGGTGCTCACGGGCAAGACGATGGCGAGCGGCAACCTCGCGTTGTCGGCCGCGAACGGGATACAGAATAGCGGTACGACTTACGCTCGGCAGTCGCTGTCGGCCAGCATCGGCACCGATCTCACGAACAGCGGGACGCTGGCGGCGCAGCAGAATACGAGCGTGAATGCCGGCAGCGTCAATTCAACCGGCACGCTCGGTGCGGGCGTGAACAACGATGGGGCGGTCGGCCATGGCGGCGACCTGAACCTGACGGCCTCCGGTCAGTTGAGCGCAACCGGTCAGAATGCTGCCGGTGGCAATGCGTCGTTGACTGGTGCCAGTGTGAATCTCGCCGGCAGCCAGACGACAGCAAACGGCAATCTGTCGCTGAACGCGACAGCCGGCGACGTGAACCTGTCGAGCGCGACTACCAGCGCACAAGGTACGGTCAACGCGAAGGCTTCCGGCTCGATGATCAACGACCACGGCAGCGTGTCGAGCGGCGCGGGCACGATGCTGAGCGGCGGTGCCTTGTCGAACCAGGGCGGCAAGGTCACGTCGCAAGGCCCGCTATCGGTCGACGTGGCCGGCCAGATCGCCAACCAATTCGGCGAGCTGGTTTCCGAGAGCACGGCGGATATTCGTGGCGGCGCCATCGCGAACAACCAGGGCACCCTGCAAAGCGCGGCCGGCATGACGGTGATTGGCGCGTCGCTGGACAACACGGCAGGTCGGATCACGTCGCTCAATGGCGATGGCCTGTCGCTGACGACCAGCGGTAAATTGACCAACGCAGCCGGCACGACGGCGAACGGCGCGCAAGGCGGTGTCATCGGCGCCAATGGCGATGTTAGCGTGCAAGGCGGCAACATCGCGAACCACGGGACGATCACGTCCAACACGAATCTGCGTGTCGCGGGCCAGTCGATCGACAATGGCGCTGGCGCGCTACGAGCTGCGCGGAGCATCGCAGTCGATGCCGGCGCGCATCTCACGAACAACGGCGGCTCGATCGGCGCCCAGGTGGCAACGGTCAGCGCAACCACGCTCGACAACAGCGCCGGCACGGTACAAGCCGATCAGGTTTCGCTCACCGCGGTCGATCTCGCGAACCACGGCGGCACGATCACGCAAACCGGCACCGGCGCGATGCGCGTGAGCGTTTCGGGCACGCTCGACAATGCCAAGGGCACGCTGCAAACCAACAGCACCGACGTCATGCTCGCCCCGGCCTCGCTGGTGAACGACGGTGGCACGATCACGCATGCCGGCACCGGCAAGTTGACGCTGGGAAGCGGGACAGGCTCGATGTCGAACGTCGGCGGCTCGATCGCGAGCAACGGGCGCGTCGTCGCGCAAACCGCCACGTTGGACAACACGTCGGGCTCGATCAATGCGCAGAACGGGCTGATGGCAAGCGTCGCCGGCACGCTGAACAATGCGAGCGGCAAGCTGTTGTCGAACACAGATCTGAACGTCGCGAGCGGTACGCTGGCGAACGACTGCGGCCAGGTCGGTGCGGGCACGAGCGCAACAATCCACACCGGTTCGATGACGAATCAGGGTGGCTCGATCGTCGCGCCGAACCTGTCGGTCACCGCCGATTCGAGGCTCAACAACAGAGGCGGCAGGCTCGAGGCCAATCAGATGGCGCTGACGGCCGCCAATCTCGTGAACCACGGCGGTACGATCACGCAGTATGGATCGTCGGCGATGGCGATGAACGTCAGCGGCACGCTCGATAACTCGGCGTCCGGCGTGATCCAGACCAACGCCACCGACCTGACGCTCACGCCGGCCGAGCTGGACAACGCGGGCGGTACCATCACGCACGCCGGGACCGGGACGTTGACGATCGCACCGGGCAATGGAGCCAATGCGCTGAACAACGCCTTGGGCACCATCGTGACGAAGGGGCTAGCCATTGTCCAAGCGGCTGCCTGGAACAACGGGAGTGGCATCCTCGCCGCGCAACGCGGCATCGACGCGACTATTTCGGGCGATGTGAACAACGCACAGGGTTTACTCCGTTCTGACACGTCGCTGTCGCTGACGAATGGCGGTGCGCTGTCGAACCAAGGCGGGCACGTCCAGGCCGGACAATCCAGCGCGGGTGACACCAGCACGCTCGCCGTTCAATCGGCATCGATCGACAACGCGGATGGCGACATCGTCGACCTCGGTACCGGCAAGATGACGGTGCAGGGAGGCAGCCAGATTGCCAACAGCCATGCTGGCGGCGTGGCGGGCATGGGCGCCATCACCGGCAACGGCGATGTGACGGTCAGCGCGGCGTCGATCAGCAACAGGCAAGGAGGCCAGCTCAGCGGCGCATCGCTTCATGTCCAGGGCGGCGCCCTGGACAACAGCGGCGGCCGCATTGGCAACATCGTTGGCAACGTCGCGAATTCGAGCGGCGACGTGAACGTCACCACAACCGGCGCGATCACGAATACGAACGGCCAGATCAGCTCGACGCACGATCTGGCGGTCGCCGCGGCCATGCTGAAAGGCGGCGGCACCTACAGCGCGACGCATGACGCCAAAGTGCATCTCCAAGGCGACTACACGGCGGCGTCCGATACCCAGTTCAATGTCGGTCACGACCTCGCTTTCACCTTGCCCGGCACCTTCACGAACAACGCGAGCCTGCAGTCGGTCAACATGCTGAGCGTCGACGCAGGCAACATCGTCAATGCAGGCGCCTTGACTGCCGGCGGCTTGCTGCACACGCAGTCGACCAACCTGACCAATACCGGCGCGCTGGTGGGCGCCAGCGCCTCGCTGAACGCGACGAATACGATCTCGAACCTCGGGCCGACCGCGCTGATCGGGGCGTCGGACAGCAACGGCACGCTCGACATCCTCGCGCGCGACATCGAAAACCGCGACGACACGACCGCGACCGACTCGATGGCGACGGCGGCCATCTTCGGCATGGGCAAGGTCGTGCTGGCGGGCGGCAAGGACGCGAGCGGCAGCTATAGGAACGCCGCGCTCGTCAATAACGTGTCGGCCCTGATCCAGTCCGGCGGCGACATGGAACTGCACGCGGACAAGGTGACGAACACGCGCCGCGAGGTGAAGACGTCCACCAGCCAGATCGACCCCGCATCGCTTGCCCAGTTCGGCATTCCGATCAGCGGTCGCACAGGCCAGATCAATGTGAAGGATCCGGACAACATCGGCGGCGTCTACACCGAGCCGCCCCATGGCGGTCAGTGGAACAGCGATTATCAGTTCACGACCTATTATGCGGACAGCGCGACAGCGACAACCGTGACGGACCTCAGCCCGGCCGCCCAAATCGTGTCGGGCGGCAAGATCGATGCGTCGTCGGTCGGTACGCTGCAAAACTACTGGAGCGACATCGCGGCGGTCGGCGACGTCAAGATGCCAGCCCGCTACGACGCCGACGGCTGGGCGGCCTCCGGCCAGAAACTGCCGGGCGTGACGGTCTCCTACTCGGGGCAATATCACTACAACAACTACGACAACACCGAGCACGACTGGCAACTGCCGTTCGGCAACGCGCCGTTCGTCACGGGGCGCCCGGGCGGCTACACACAGGCGGCGCCAGCCTCCCTCAAGGATTACACGCTGCCGGGCTATTTTTCGACGCTGAGTTCGAACGGCACGATCTCGGGCACGGGCGTCAGCGTCAATAACACGGCCGGTAACGCATCGATTCCGCCGCTTGGCCTGCTGCCGGGGCAATCGGTGCCGGGACTCACGCCGACCAAGCTGAGCGGTAACGCGAGTGGCGCGAAATTGGGGGCGTCGTCGGTGCACGGCGGGCCGTCCGCGCCGGTCGATCCGATCCTTCCCAGCGCGACGGCACTGAACGTCCTAAACAACCTCACCATTCCGCAAGGCGGCTTGTTCAAGCCGACCGCCGCGCCGAACGCGAGCTATGTGATCGAGACGAACCCGGCGTTCACGAACCAGAAGAACTTCATCTCGAGCGACTACTTCTTCAGTCAGATCGGTGTCGACCTCACGCATATCCCGAAGCGCCTGGGAGACGGCTTCTACGAGCAGCAACTGGTACGCAATCAGGTGACATCGCTGACGGGCAAGGCAGTGCTCGGACCATATGCGGACCTGCAGACGATGTATGAGTCGCTGATGGCGGCCGGCGCCGATCTGTCGAAGTCGCTCGATTTGCCGATCGGCGCGAGCCTGTCGGCCGACCAGGTCGCCAAGCTGACCAGCAACGTGATCCTGATGGAAACGCGCGTGGTCGACGGCCAGTCGGTGCTGGTGCCGGTCGTGTATCTGGCGCAAGCCAGCCAGCAGAACATGAATGGCCCGCTGATCGCCGCAACCAATATCGATCTCCAGAACGCGCAGACGTTCACGAACAGCGGCACGGTCAAAGCGGACAATACGCTCGCGATTCAGGGCAAGCAGATTGACAACGCATTCGGCGCGCTGCAAAGCGGCGGGCTGATGTCGCTTTCGACCGAGAACAACATCGATCTGACGTCGGCGAACGTGAAGGCCGGCAGCCTGCAGTTGGACGCGGGCAAGGACCTGATTCTCGACACGGCGACGAAGACGAACACACGCGTGAGCCGGGACGGCGCGACGAGCGTGGTCACCACGCTCGGGCCGACTGCCAAACTCGACGTTGCGGGCGATGCATCGATCACGACCGGCGGCAACTTCCAGCAGAGCGCGGGCGATCTGTCCGTCGGCGGTAATCTCGGCATGAATGTCGGCGGCAACTGGGATCTCGGTGCCGTGCAGACCGGCGAGCACAAGATCGTGCAGCGGGCCAATGGTGTGTCGAATACCGATATCAACAAGGTCGCCGGCAGTTCGATCAGCGTCGGTGGGCAATCGAATGTCGTCGTGGGTGGTGACCTGACGGCGAAGGGCGCGCAGATCGACCTCGGGCAAGGTGGGACGCTTGCTGCCAAGGGAAACGTCACGCTGGAGGCGGCGAGTGCGACCTCGACCGTGAACAGCAACAGTTCGGGCAGCGAAAGTCACGGCAGCTATGCAGAGACGCTGCACACGTCCGACCAGACACTGACCGGCACGACGCTGAAGGGGGGCGATACGGTCACGCTTGCATCGGGCAAGGATCTCACGATCAGTGGCAGCACGCTCAGCTTGAGTACAGGTAATGCGAATCTGATGGCGAGCGGCGACGTGAATATCGGCGCGGCAACCGAAACGCACGAGCTGAACTCGCACGAAACGCATAGCCATAGCAATGTGGTGAGCGGTGTGAAGATCGCGAGCGGGATCGACCAGACGGCGACTTATAGCCAGGGCAGCACGGTGTCGGCCGACGGCATCAACGTCGTTAGCAACCGCGACATCAACGTGACGGGCAGCAACGTGGTGGGCACGAACGACGTCACGTTGCAAGCCAAGCGCGACGTCAACATCACGACCTCACAAGACACGACTCAATCGTCGAGCTATTTCGACAAGAAGGAATCGGGCCTCCTCACGAACGGCGGTCTGTCGGTGACGGTGGGTTCGCGCTCAGCCGCGCAGCAGGACCAAAGCAGTTCCGTGATGAACAAAGGGAGTGTGATCGGATCATCTGAGGGCAATGTCACGATCCAGGCTGGAAAGGACGCGACGATGACGGGGAGCACGATTGTGGCGGGCCAGGATGTCGGAGTCGCCGCGCAGAACGTGACCGTGAATGCCGCGTACGACACCTACAAGGACGCGCAGTCGCAGCAGTTCAGCCAGTCGGGTTTGAGCGTCGGATTGGGCGGCGGCCTGGTCGGACTCGGTCAGTCGATGGCAGGCGCCGTCCGCCAAGGCCAGCAGTCGGGCGATTCGCGCCTCGCGGCGGTACAAGGCGTGGCGGCAGCCGAGCAGGCATACCAGAACCGCGGCGGGATCAAGAGTGCCGCCAATGCCCTGTCGAACGGTAACGTCAGCGAGGCCGCCAAGGGCGTTCAGGTACAACTCAGCATCGGGTCGAGCCATAGCAGCAGCAATTCGACGACATCGCTTTCGGATGCGAAGGGGGCGTCGATCATCGGCAATGGCAACGTCTCCATTGTCGCGACCGGCACCCCGGACGCGAACGGAAATGCCCAAGCAGGTACCGGCAACATTGCGATGACCGGAGCGTCGGTACTCGGCAAGAACGTCGTACTTGATGCCAACAACGCGATTACGTTGCAGAGCGCGCAGAGTACCGAGCAGAGCACCAGCTCGAACAGTTCGACCGGCTGGAATGCGGGCGTGGCGATCGGCGTGGGCAAGAACACCGGCATCAGCGTCTTCGCGAATGGCTCCAACGCACATGGCCAAGGCAATGGCGATGGCGTCACGCAAACCAACACCACGGTGGCGGCCGGCAACAATCTGACGATGACCTCGGGCGGTGACACCACGCTTACCGGCGCACGGGTCTCGGGTGATAAGGTCAAGGTCGACGTCGGCGGCGATTTGACGATGACGAGTCTTCAGGATACATCGAACTACAGCAGCAACCAGCACAACACGGGGGCGAGCGGTAGTTTTACGTTCGGCTCAGGTGGCGGTGTCGACGCATCGATCGGCCATACCAGTATCGACGCGAACTATGCGTCGGCGAACCAGCAATCCGGCATCGTGGCAGGCAAGGGAGGGTTCGATGTCAACGTGGCGGGCCACACGCAACTCAACGGCGCGCAGATCGCGAGCGCCGCGCCGGCCGATAGCAACACGCTGACGACCGGCAGTCTCGGATTTACCGACATCCAGAACAAGATGTCGTATTCCGGATCATCGGAGGGTTTTTCGACCTCGGGAGGGCCGACTTTCGCACAGACGGGTGACAGCGCGAGCGGCGTCACGCACGCGTCGGTAAGTCCGGCGCAGATCGTTGTGAAGTCGGACGAACAGAACGGCACGGATAGCACGGCTGGCCTGTCGCGCGACACCGCGAACGCGAACCAGACGGTGGAAAACACCTTCAACCTGCAGAAGGTCCAGAACAACCTGGCGTTTGCGCAGGCGTTCGGCAAGGTCGCGACTTTCGCGGTGGCGGAAGCGGCGACGCAGTTGGAAAACAGTAATCCGCAGATGAAGGCGCTGTTCGGCGAAGGCGGGGCGGGGCGCGACGCGCTGCATGTAGCCGTGGCGGCGATCGGCGCGGCGCTGTCGGGTGGCAACATTGGCGGAGCGGTTGCTGGTTCGTTGGCGGGCGATGTGCTGCAGTCCCTGGCGCAGCCGATCATCGATCAGACAGTGAGCCAGTTGCCGCTGAGCGCACAAGCCGCCGCGCGCAATGCACTGAACGAGATCGTGGCGACTGCCGGTGGTGCGGCGGCTGGTGCTGTCGCGGGTGGCGGTAGTGCGTTGGCCGGTGCAGGGTCAGCCATCAACAACGAGCTTTACAATCGGCAGCTTCACGTAGAAGAGGTGAAGGTCGTCGAACAACTCGCGAAGGAGAAAGCGCAAGCGGTATGCCGCGGCGACTCAAGCTGCGTGACGCAGGCGACGACCTACTGGACCGACATGCTCGAGCGCGCGGCGAAGGGCATGGTCGACGACACGGCGAACAAGGAGAACATGGCCTATCTGCAGACGCTGATCCAGACGGCGAACAATCCGACCAGCGAAGGCGCAATGGGCGGCCTCAGCTCCTACCTGATGAACCTTCAGACGGCGCAAGACATGTTGTCGCAGTATATGGGCAAGCCGATTCTGGTGCGCGGTTCGCCGATGATCTCCGATGGGTCGGCACAGACGTATTTCAGTGCGACACCCGCGCAGCGTTCTGACCAGTATTTGAACTCTGTACTGGGTTCGCTCCCAGGCTCGATCGCGCCAGGCGCAAGCCAGCGTGATCAGGATCGGTTGAGTAACTTCGCCACGCAAAATGGTTCAGTGAGGCCCGATTACACGATCGAAGAAACGGTCATCGGCGGTATTCTTACCAGCAAGATCGCGTCAACGGTAGCGCGCGCAGGTGAGTCGATTGATGTTTGGTTGGCGGGGCCAGTGAATCCGACAGGCAAAGGGTTCATCAGCACTGGCAAGGTAACGATGGAGAGCATGCCGGTGAAATTGAATACTGCGGAACAAGGCGTGCTGTCACAACTCGACCAGCTTCCGTCGAAGGATTTGCAGGGGCAGGCCCGTGAATATGTGGCGAACAACTACTTCGTACGCAACGGCTTTACTCCATTGGATGGTAAGTGTGGCGTCAATTGCTTCGACGGCGTCTACATCAAGGGGGACACGGTATATATCAACGAAGTCAAGCCATTGAACGCGAACGGATCGGTCCAACTTAATGGCCCATCCGGTAGCTTGCCGACGCAAATGACTGATGGATGGATTGATAGCGCAGTTGCCCGTCTTCGAAGTGGAGATGCAAATCAAAGGGTAACTGCCGACCTGATCCAGAAGGCAATTGATAGTGGCAAACTCGTAAAGGTCGTTACGGGTGTTAATTCGAATGGCGCAACACTTGTGAAGATAAAATAA
- a CDS encoding phosphodiester glycosidase family protein has translation MPRVRFPVSMILKSLAAAALLGLASAGAQAALPDPTTQITQSGYSTVYLGVDAETATVPSNPATAGGKPTLSRAYVMRIDLRAPGVSVETTGHSGPLMTTAETISQFAARTGVRLAINANFFAPCCAATPEPKTVIGLLVSHGQVVSPLTSDPTQSEAVLAITRQGRAYIAQAPQISAQDLKLIDTAVAGSAILLKNGEDLSAQSPNEGDPLNPNPRTLVGLSHQGRYLYFVVIDGRLPGYSTGTTNAQSAQLMKAIGADDAINLDGGGSTELVRADQTGVPFIVNTPSGGAERYDASAIGVHAIKLPSLPALPF, from the coding sequence ATGCCCCGTGTTCGATTCCCCGTTTCGATGATCCTCAAGTCGCTCGCCGCCGCGGCCCTGCTCGGCCTGGCTTCGGCCGGCGCGCAGGCCGCCCTGCCCGATCCCACCACCCAGATCACCCAAAGCGGTTATTCGACCGTCTATCTCGGCGTCGACGCCGAAACCGCGACGGTGCCCTCGAACCCCGCCACGGCGGGCGGCAAGCCGACCCTCAGCCGCGCCTACGTGATGCGCATCGACCTGCGCGCGCCGGGCGTGAGCGTGGAGACCACCGGCCATAGCGGCCCGCTGATGACAACCGCGGAAACCATTTCGCAATTCGCGGCCCGCACCGGCGTGCGCCTTGCGATCAACGCGAACTTCTTCGCGCCCTGCTGCGCCGCCACGCCCGAGCCGAAGACGGTGATCGGCCTGCTGGTCTCGCACGGCCAGGTGGTGAGCCCGCTCACCAGCGATCCGACCCAGAGCGAGGCGGTGCTGGCGATCACGCGCCAGGGCCGCGCCTATATCGCGCAGGCGCCGCAGATCTCGGCGCAGGACCTGAAGCTGATCGACACCGCGGTGGCCGGCTCGGCGATCCTGCTGAAGAACGGCGAGGACCTCAGCGCGCAAAGCCCGAACGAAGGCGACCCGCTCAATCCGAACCCGCGCACCCTGGTCGGCCTCTCGCACCAGGGCCGCTATCTGTACTTCGTGGTGATCGACGGGCGCCTGCCCGGTTATTCGACCGGCACCACCAATGCGCAATCGGCCCAGCTGATGAAGGCGATCGGCGCGGACGACGCGATCAACCTCGACGGCGGCGGCTCGACGGAACTGGTGCGCGCCGACCAGACCGGCGTGCCCTTCATCGTCAACACGCCGAGCGGTGGTGCCGAGCGCTACGACGCCTCGGCGATCGGCGTGCACGCGATCAAGCTGCCGAGCCTGCCGGCCCTGCCGTTCTGA